In Methylomonas sp. ZR1, one DNA window encodes the following:
- a CDS encoding transposase, with product MPCCMFTSHRFSITTPIRHTHREQVEEALYEIESLRRFCGICLEAVLDESTILQFRHRPRLEIRTKRTIPRCMPARKAFNG from the coding sequence ATGCCATGTTGCATGTTCACGTCGCACAGATTCTCTATAACTACTCCGATCCGGCATACCCATAGGGAACAAGTGGAAGAGGCGCTGTATGAGATTGAATCGCTGCGGCGTTTTTGCGGTATCTGCCTGGAAGCCGTGCTGGATGAAAGCACGATTTTGCAGTTCCGGCACCGACCTCGACTAGAAATCAGGACAAAGCGCACGATCCCGAGATGCATGCCTGCAAGAAAGGCATTCAATGGTTAA
- a CDS encoding glycosyltransferase has translation MSEQMLNVAIPWSLTHYIPLNGFHPLYRALFEEKPDWLNIAAWDNIELSQSLRGDEAFRESLLAEVAKEAVKLENVSLSPIEKDYFAHYWSANQGLTRLLPGEIEVHHTAPFPSLCRPFVFHCESFAPVFFPFAHQGTGSMESQEQVRAHYKQIFENPLCLGVFSHLPETITDLSRFFASPIIDAKLHLSRIGLMEGAEENKQLSKGPLSSTRFLFVNSANQNPANFFLRGGHIVLRFWQAFCRDPENKRLFMRCGRPSDAMLRQYGVDLDWLGCHEGHSIIWIEDYLTAHELEKLMCAAHFLLLPSASLHSVSIMQAMDAGAVPVVSDTIGTSLYVVDGKDGIILSGVYANNWRRDPECGVMIDQYARNPDLEDALVEQLLRRITELFQNPKKYAELSANVCRKARMEFSGRLFSEAFWSDVYGLYQDFLKDNLVSNGATDLSPAKHHLLIDDSDWGRVFTSPPQPVARLHTGQGCVTEMGGCFIASPGDQAVGLHDWSPITEYVEPSLPIPLAFSTEIKGLGGCYLRVPITEAERRNTKRFIEVVANKLMPFPLVYALSSKFLKLLRRLYRAWRQFFGEIVAEQKIAQPEANIELVAQDMHGLNIIRCNHQFYAISKNGGEFNKQRADAGDYEVCIKGTSLKDILRKVEELSTVSQESIELVEEGVCGFNLIRVGNSFFAIMQAEGAFDMNRVNTNGYSQLYTGDSLEDVRMAVERSLS, from the coding sequence ATGAGCGAACAGATGCTGAATGTCGCAATTCCCTGGAGCCTGACACACTATATTCCGCTGAATGGCTTTCATCCCCTCTACCGGGCGTTGTTCGAAGAGAAGCCCGACTGGTTGAATATCGCGGCATGGGATAACATCGAGTTATCGCAATCTTTGCGCGGCGACGAGGCGTTCAGAGAATCCTTACTCGCCGAAGTTGCGAAAGAGGCCGTCAAGTTGGAAAACGTTTCCTTATCGCCTATCGAGAAGGATTACTTTGCACATTATTGGTCTGCCAATCAGGGATTAACCCGTTTATTGCCCGGTGAGATTGAAGTTCATCACACTGCACCGTTTCCGAGTCTGTGTCGCCCTTTTGTATTTCACTGCGAATCGTTCGCGCCGGTTTTTTTTCCATTCGCGCATCAAGGAACCGGTAGCATGGAATCGCAAGAACAGGTACGAGCGCATTACAAGCAAATATTCGAAAATCCGCTGTGTCTTGGAGTTTTTTCCCATTTACCTGAGACGATCACGGATTTGAGCCGTTTTTTTGCGTCGCCTATCATCGATGCCAAGCTTCATTTGTCGCGCATTGGTTTAATGGAGGGGGCGGAAGAAAATAAACAATTATCCAAAGGTCCTCTATCGTCAACCAGATTCCTGTTTGTCAATTCGGCCAATCAGAATCCCGCAAATTTTTTCTTGCGCGGCGGGCATATTGTCTTGCGTTTTTGGCAAGCCTTTTGTCGCGATCCGGAGAATAAACGATTGTTTATGCGTTGCGGACGCCCCTCGGATGCAATGTTGCGACAATATGGTGTTGATTTAGATTGGTTGGGCTGTCACGAAGGTCATAGCATTATATGGATTGAGGATTATCTGACAGCGCATGAACTGGAGAAGCTAATGTGCGCCGCGCATTTTCTGCTGCTTCCGAGCGCTTCCTTGCATTCGGTTTCGATCATGCAGGCTATGGACGCGGGCGCTGTGCCGGTTGTCTCCGATACCATTGGGACCAGCCTCTATGTCGTGGATGGGAAGGATGGAATAATCTTATCCGGAGTATATGCCAACAATTGGCGACGAGATCCTGAATGCGGAGTAATGATTGATCAATATGCTCGAAATCCAGATTTGGAAGACGCCCTTGTTGAACAACTCTTAAGGCGCATAACGGAACTGTTCCAAAATCCAAAAAAATACGCAGAATTGTCTGCCAACGTGTGCAGAAAAGCTCGTATGGAGTTTTCAGGGCGCCTATTCAGCGAAGCCTTTTGGTCTGACGTATATGGTTTATATCAGGATTTTCTTAAAGATAATCTTGTGTCGAATGGGGCAACAGATTTATCGCCAGCGAAGCATCATCTTTTAATTGACGACAGCGATTGGGGCAGGGTTTTCACGAGTCCGCCGCAACCGGTAGCCAGATTGCATACCGGTCAAGGATGCGTCACCGAAATGGGAGGGTGTTTTATTGCCTCTCCTGGCGATCAAGCGGTGGGGTTGCATGACTGGTCTCCAATCACTGAGTATGTCGAGCCGTCATTGCCCATCCCTCTCGCGTTTTCAACGGAAATAAAAGGGCTAGGCGGATGTTATCTCAGAGTCCCAATCACGGAGGCCGAGCGCCGCAATACAAAACGGTTTATTGAAGTCGTAGCCAACAAATTAATGCCTTTTCCCCTTGTTTACGCGCTCTCATCCAAATTTCTTAAGTTGTTAAGGCGTTTATATCGAGCATGGAGGCAATTCTTTGGCGAAATAGTTGCGGAGCAAAAAATAGCCCAGCCGGAAGCCAATATTGAACTTGTTGCACAAGATATGCATGGGCTGAATATTATACGTTGCAATCATCAGTTTTATGCCATCTCCAAGAATGGAGGAGAATTCAACAAGCAGCGCGCAGATGCTGGAGATTACGAAGTTTGCATTAAAGGAACAAGTCTTAAGGACATTCTGCGTAAAGTTGAAGAGTTATCGACTGTATCGCAAGAAAGCATTGAGTTAGTTGAAGAGGGGGTTTGCGGCTTCAATTTGATCCGTGTTGGAAATTCTTTTTTTGCAATCATGCAAGCCGAAGGGGCATTTGATATGAATCGTGTAAATACAAACGGCTATAGCCAGCTCTATACCGGCGACTCGCTTGAGGATGTAAGAATGGCTGTAGAGCGCAGTTTGTCATGA
- a CDS encoding acyltransferase family protein: MNSSLLHTAGTQYSTYYKEIDGIRAIAVILVVLFHLEIAGFKGGFVGVDIFFVISGYLITGLLLDELYQSRVKNIDYGLFLIRRAKRIFPALAFTLFLSFFIAEISFRPDDFEHLGGSIFYALVGLSNILFWSQSGYFDKVAYLKPALHTWSLSVELQFYLIWPIIVLFLFRRVPRAHLTQAFFLISAFSVLLNIAYVNNLFEIQNKLGLYLSVSFSNVESSAFFLMPFRIFEFSLGAALLGVEHSQNRSDWVKEAAVFIGFLTIMYAATQHKDEHAYTCTFALLPCFGAALIIYGAKTSRLFGALLRHSLVSGLGLISYSVYLIHWPTIVFYKYIKPESWSLLDKVAVLILSIAIAALLYKFIEAPFRRIDFQSTSSGRRKFWSAVSLSLVIVGAPALHVYSHDGWRWRFPKNVSYLLSGTKDSLSTLKPRAPGCSFTNFKNFDQAECIQPVNGKVNILLMGDSVASYSWMGLNENLPRERFNLLQATPSNCRPGVNWGMDYCLQSNQFMFDFIEKNAIDLTIFASLGPDYNNFRETIRYMKAIGKPVLVVGQPFIFKEKLIDIVAREASEKSTEYEIQSIARDGLLSNTVDLRRAIQKIANEENVDYFDIQEQLCDVVDDLSTCSFIIGNSLITADNNHLTPAASTKIFKKLGGIIRAKYQNLNVF, translated from the coding sequence TTGAATAGTTCGCTTTTGCACACTGCGGGCACGCAATATAGCACTTATTACAAAGAAATTGATGGTATCCGTGCCATCGCAGTCATATTAGTTGTTTTATTTCATCTTGAGATCGCTGGCTTTAAGGGCGGTTTTGTCGGTGTTGATATATTTTTTGTAATAAGTGGCTACCTAATAACCGGATTGTTGTTGGATGAGTTGTATCAGTCCCGTGTAAAAAATATTGACTATGGGTTGTTTTTGATTAGACGAGCTAAACGCATATTTCCGGCGTTGGCGTTTACTCTTTTTTTATCATTTTTTATAGCGGAGATATCGTTTAGACCGGACGATTTTGAACATCTTGGCGGTTCTATTTTTTATGCTTTGGTCGGATTGTCAAATATATTATTTTGGAGTCAATCTGGCTATTTCGACAAAGTGGCTTATCTAAAGCCCGCGTTGCATACTTGGTCTCTTAGCGTCGAGCTACAGTTTTACTTGATTTGGCCGATAATTGTTTTATTTTTGTTTCGCAGAGTCCCAAGAGCGCATTTAACTCAAGCATTTTTTTTGATTTCCGCTTTCAGTGTTTTATTAAATATCGCTTATGTCAATAATCTTTTTGAAATTCAAAATAAACTCGGATTATATTTGTCCGTATCGTTTTCCAACGTTGAATCCTCGGCATTTTTTCTTATGCCATTTCGTATATTTGAATTTTCACTAGGAGCTGCTTTATTGGGTGTTGAACACAGTCAAAATCGTTCTGATTGGGTAAAAGAGGCTGCTGTATTTATTGGATTTTTAACAATTATGTATGCGGCTACGCAGCATAAAGATGAGCATGCTTATACTTGCACTTTTGCGCTACTCCCGTGTTTTGGCGCCGCATTAATAATATATGGCGCAAAAACATCTAGACTTTTCGGTGCGCTTTTGAGGCATTCGTTAGTTTCTGGCTTGGGTCTAATCAGTTATTCAGTATACCTTATTCACTGGCCGACGATTGTATTTTATAAATATATAAAACCGGAGTCATGGAGCTTGCTTGATAAGGTCGCTGTATTGATTTTATCGATAGCTATCGCCGCTTTACTATACAAATTTATTGAAGCGCCTTTTAGAAGGATCGATTTTCAAAGCACTTCCTCCGGGCGACGTAAATTCTGGTCTGCTGTTTCATTGTCTTTAGTAATTGTTGGAGCTCCAGCATTGCATGTTTACTCTCATGATGGTTGGCGATGGCGTTTCCCTAAAAATGTCTCGTACTTATTATCAGGAACAAAAGATTCGTTAAGTACCTTGAAACCTCGGGCGCCAGGTTGCTCGTTCACAAATTTTAAAAACTTTGATCAAGCAGAATGTATTCAGCCTGTTAATGGTAAGGTCAATATATTGCTGATGGGAGATTCTGTGGCAAGTTATAGTTGGATGGGGTTGAATGAGAATTTGCCTAGAGAGCGATTTAATCTTCTTCAAGCAACACCGTCAAATTGTAGGCCTGGTGTTAATTGGGGAATGGATTACTGTCTTCAATCTAATCAATTTATGTTTGACTTTATTGAAAAAAACGCTATCGATTTGACGATATTTGCGTCGCTTGGCCCGGATTATAATAATTTCCGGGAAACTATTAGATACATGAAGGCAATTGGTAAGCCAGTTTTAGTGGTTGGGCAGCCATTTATATTTAAAGAGAAGCTAATTGATATAGTTGCTCGAGAGGCAAGTGAGAAATCCACCGAGTATGAGATTCAGTCTATTGCGCGAGACGGATTACTTTCTAATACTGTCGATTTGCGCCGGGCAATTCAGAAAATTGCAAATGAAGAAAATGTTGACTACTTCGACATTCAAGAACAGTTATGTGATGTTGTCGATGATTTATCTACTTGCAGCTTTATTATCGGAAATAGCTTGATTACAGCTGACAATAATCATTTAACGCCAGCTGCGTCAACTAAAATCTTTAAAAAGCTTGGAGGGATCATTCGTGCAAAATACCAAAATTTGAATGTGTTTTGA
- a CDS encoding transposase produces the protein MVKFHIVVDSETGLVHTFKVTSGNVSDIAEAASLLHGEEQFVHGDAGYQARWPFW, from the coding sequence ATGGTTAAATTCCACATTGTTGTCGATAGCGAAACCGGCTTGGTGCATACCTTCAAAGTCACCTCGGGCAACGTCAGCGACATCGCGGAAGCAGCCTCGTTGTTGCACGGCGAGGAACAGTTTGTCCACGGCGATGCGGGTTATCAGGCCCGTTGGCCTTTCTGGTAG
- a CDS encoding glycosyltransferase family 2 protein — MDNSKLKFITTLFIPVKNEIDALKVIMPRIDKSWCDEILILDGSSDDGSKEYLISKGYNVVRQKSKGVKAAFWEAFELARGDVIIPFSPDGNSIPEDIPRLIEKINAGYDIVVASRYKGDAISEDDDFVSGIANKFFTGLINILFSTKYTDGLVMYKAFKKSHLYTLEIDKFKSDFSEIMLLTRGARYGLKITEISSSEPPRIGVQGSRAHPGVLGKYKSALVLLKSILRDALFYHPSLNR; from the coding sequence ATGGATAATTCGAAATTAAAATTTATAACAACGCTTTTTATTCCTGTAAAAAATGAAATAGATGCATTGAAAGTTATAATGCCGCGGATAGACAAAAGTTGGTGTGACGAGATATTGATTCTTGATGGTAGTTCTGATGATGGCTCAAAAGAATATCTTATTTCTAAAGGATATAATGTGGTTCGCCAAAAATCAAAAGGAGTTAAAGCGGCTTTTTGGGAAGCGTTTGAATTGGCTAGAGGTGATGTCATTATTCCGTTTTCGCCGGACGGTAACTCGATTCCAGAAGATATTCCAAGGCTAATTGAAAAGATAAACGCCGGTTATGATATAGTTGTAGCATCGAGATACAAAGGTGATGCAATTTCGGAAGATGATGATTTCGTATCGGGAATTGCTAATAAGTTTTTTACCGGTCTTATTAATATACTTTTCTCAACAAAATACACAGATGGGCTCGTGATGTATAAAGCATTCAAAAAGTCTCATCTATACACATTGGAAATAGATAAATTCAAGAGTGATTTTTCGGAAATAATGTTATTAACCCGTGGTGCTAGGTACGGCTTGAAGATAACGGAAATTTCTTCTTCTGAGCCCCCTAGAATAGGCGTGCAAGGAAGTCGGGCCCATCCTGGGGTGCTAGGAAAATATAAGAGCGCTCTTGTTTTATTAAAATCCATATTGCGAGATGCATTGTTTTATCATCCTAGTCTGAATAGATAA